One window of the Chryseotalea sp. WA131a genome contains the following:
- a CDS encoding fibronectin type III domain-containing protein gives MQQFTIPATPVLTAATSVEQFAFTANWNLVTGATNYFIDVSLVNDFSTFLTGYQNKQMTNVSSEVITGLDAGKTYFYRLRSKNDGGTSPNSTSQNQLLLPATPVGSDATNQQSNSFKANWQAAQGATSYLLDVSLASTNFSPSLPNYTNKPIPLGTSDIVSNLSPSTEYRYRVRAVNASGASPSSVPIPVSTIAPPSGIPLQLSNVTYPNTFTSSSANISVDASGGTPGYTVVFYFRKITSSSYTPTTITSVGTNYKATIEAAMFDEIGLEFYFKITDAIGDTRETTKNFVYLALPTAGQNIPFTKSGGTKESYELFSIPYQLADNSIANIFEELGAPNKAKYRLLRYQGGKNVDYGDGLTKIELGKGYWFNSKENVSINFSGGTVSQNNQSTDFILRLESGWNQIGNPFTFNVDWDDIVNLSASKDQIGKLKVFNPTQFTLTDESNSLKSWSGGFVFNSSTQAIELKIPVTLKNSAGGRKGRDEILTSSLDSQNWFVPIAVSQEGITNYSTGVGMHSEASLSKDKYDEVIEPRFINYLEFYTTHTDYFAPWFSKDVVPAAAAYNWDFKFESNLQGATKLSWGNKNWGDSDAQLLLFDQSNRVLVDMKTVDQYSFIPTTNQSFKVFFGKDERSISPDIIAGTSAWPNPFVEETNVSFVVKDAESAVLISVLDLTGRVIKTIVNGNYASGVYSTNWKGDDASDQPVSNGVYLLRFQVNGFSMVSRVIKK, from the coding sequence GTGCAACAGTTTACTATCCCTGCCACTCCTGTGCTGACCGCGGCAACAAGCGTTGAACAGTTTGCTTTTACCGCCAATTGGAACTTGGTAACAGGTGCCACCAACTACTTTATTGACGTTTCGCTAGTGAACGATTTCTCCACTTTTCTAACAGGCTATCAAAATAAGCAGATGACTAATGTAAGTTCAGAAGTGATCACCGGGTTGGATGCAGGCAAAACTTATTTCTATCGACTACGCTCAAAAAATGATGGAGGCACATCACCCAATTCAACTAGCCAAAACCAACTGTTGCTCCCCGCAACACCCGTTGGCAGTGATGCAACCAATCAACAATCCAATTCATTCAAAGCAAACTGGCAAGCAGCGCAAGGCGCCACCAGTTATCTGCTGGATGTTTCGTTGGCATCTACAAATTTTTCTCCCTCATTACCAAACTACACGAATAAGCCTATCCCGTTAGGCACATCAGACATTGTTAGCAACCTTTCACCCAGCACGGAATATCGATATAGAGTAAGGGCTGTAAATGCCTCTGGTGCTTCACCAAGCTCAGTGCCTATTCCCGTGTCCACAATTGCCCCACCTTCTGGCATTCCACTGCAACTTTCTAACGTGACGTATCCGAACACATTCACAAGCTCATCAGCGAACATTAGCGTTGATGCATCAGGTGGTACCCCCGGATATACAGTGGTCTTTTATTTCCGAAAAATAACCAGTAGTAGTTATACCCCCACAACAATCACGTCTGTTGGAACAAATTACAAAGCAACTATAGAGGCTGCAATGTTCGATGAGATAGGATTGGAGTTCTATTTTAAAATTACAGATGCGATTGGAGATACCCGGGAAACAACGAAGAATTTTGTGTACCTGGCGTTACCAACAGCAGGCCAAAATATACCTTTTACCAAATCAGGCGGCACAAAGGAATCGTATGAACTTTTTTCAATACCCTATCAATTAGCCGATAATTCAATCGCCAATATTTTTGAAGAACTTGGTGCGCCCAATAAAGCCAAGTATAGGTTGCTGCGCTATCAAGGAGGAAAGAATGTAGATTATGGCGATGGGCTCACCAAAATAGAACTGGGCAAAGGCTATTGGTTTAATAGCAAAGAAAATGTTTCCATTAATTTCTCTGGCGGCACGGTGTCACAAAATAACCAGTCCACAGATTTTATTTTACGGTTGGAGAGCGGCTGGAACCAAATCGGGAACCCTTTTACTTTCAATGTAGATTGGGACGATATAGTGAATCTGTCTGCCAGTAAAGATCAGATTGGCAAGCTAAAAGTTTTCAATCCCACCCAATTCACCTTAACGGATGAATCGAATAGTTTAAAAAGCTGGTCGGGGGGCTTTGTGTTCAATTCAAGCACCCAAGCAATTGAATTGAAGATTCCGGTTACGTTGAAAAATAGTGCAGGTGGTAGAAAAGGGAGAGATGAAATACTCACCTCTAGTTTGGATTCACAGAATTGGTTTGTTCCCATCGCTGTTTCGCAAGAAGGAATTACAAACTATTCAACAGGTGTGGGCATGCACAGCGAGGCTTCGCTTTCTAAGGATAAATACGATGAAGTAATTGAGCCACGGTTTATAAACTATCTGGAATTTTATACCACCCATACCGACTACTTTGCGCCATGGTTTTCAAAGGATGTAGTGCCAGCGGCCGCTGCTTACAATTGGGATTTTAAGTTTGAATCAAACCTACAGGGTGCTACCAAGCTGAGTTGGGGCAACAAAAATTGGGGAGACAGTGATGCGCAACTTCTTCTTTTCGACCAAAGTAACCGCGTGTTAGTAGATATGAAGACGGTAGATCAATATTCGTTTATACCTACTACCAATCAATCTTTCAAAGTATTTTTTGGAAAAGATGAAAGAAGCATTTCTCCCGATATAATTGCGGGCACCTCAGCATGGCCCAACCCGTTTGTTGAAGAAACCAACGTCTCGTTTGTAGTGAAAGATGCTGAGAGCGCGGTCTTAATTTCGGTACTCGATTTAACTGGGAGGGTGATAAAGACGATTGTTAATGGAAACTATGCGTCTGGTGTTTATTCCACAAACTGGAAAGGAGATGATGCCTCCGATCAACCCGTTTCCAATGGTGTTTATTTGTTGCGTTTTCAAGTCAATGGGTTTTCTATGGTTTCAAGAGTTATAAAAAAATAG
- a CDS encoding PIN domain-containing protein: MNGRQYLADTNAFVYLLQKKSFILPLLDSEWFFSFITEIELLGKPRLQAEELKTLKQLLKVAKKLTHVEEINEKAIALRQRYAIKTPDALIAATAWQYKVPLLTADTGFAKIKEINLFLLEFK, from the coding sequence ATGAATGGTAGGCAATACCTGGCCGATACGAATGCCTTTGTGTACTTGCTGCAAAAAAAGTCTTTTATATTGCCCTTGCTCGATAGCGAATGGTTCTTTTCATTTATTACCGAAATTGAATTATTGGGCAAGCCTCGCCTACAAGCCGAAGAGTTGAAAACCCTAAAGCAACTCCTTAAAGTGGCAAAAAAGTTGACGCACGTAGAAGAGATAAATGAGAAGGCAATAGCCCTGCGCCAACGATATGCAATTAAAACACCCGATGCCCTTATTGCAGCCACTGCATGGCAATACAAAGTACCCTTGCTAACTGCCGACACGGGCTTCGCCAAAATAAAGGAGATCAACTTGTTCTTATTAGAATTCAAGTAG
- a CDS encoding putative toxin-antitoxin system toxin component, PIN family: MMKRNFFVFDTNALISAFLVKNSTSDKAFRKAIERGALAISEAAITEFLEVLWRPKFDAYFTPEERIEIIKEVERYAVTFSASEHINASTDPDDNLFLELALAANADCIISGDPHLRTLHPFRGIPIYSASDFLRLF, translated from the coding sequence ATGATGAAGCGTAATTTTTTTGTTTTTGATACCAATGCCCTCATCAGCGCATTTTTGGTCAAAAACTCCACAAGTGACAAGGCGTTCCGAAAAGCTATCGAGCGAGGAGCGTTAGCTATTTCAGAGGCTGCTATTACCGAATTTCTAGAGGTACTTTGGCGACCAAAATTTGATGCGTATTTTACACCCGAAGAAAGAATTGAAATAATAAAGGAAGTCGAGCGATATGCAGTCACATTTTCTGCCTCTGAGCACATAAACGCCAGCACCGACCCAGACGATAACCTATTCTTAGAACTTGCCCTGGCTGCCAATGCCGATTGTATCATTTCGGGTGACCCGCATTTGCGCACGCTCCATCCGTTCAGGGGCATACCCATATACTCCGCGTCTGATTTTTTAAGGCTATTTTGA
- a CDS encoding PIN domain-containing protein, translating to MKDKPTFLDSNVCLYLLGEDSPKKFTAEKLLALPEIVISTQVISENINVGIKKFKFSDEKIANHINFLIRNCDVVTISVELQMKAIEIHFSYHFSFYDSLIIAAALQSNCATLYSEDLQHGQAIEGKLNIVNPFII from the coding sequence ATGAAAGATAAGCCCACGTTTCTCGATAGTAATGTTTGTTTGTATTTGCTTGGTGAAGATTCGCCCAAAAAATTTACTGCCGAAAAATTGTTGGCACTTCCCGAAATAGTAATAAGCACGCAGGTAATTAGTGAAAATATCAATGTAGGGATCAAAAAATTTAAATTCTCAGACGAGAAAATAGCTAACCACATCAACTTCTTGATTAGAAACTGTGATGTGGTAACTATTTCGGTTGAATTACAAATGAAAGCCATTGAGATACATTTTAGTTATCATTTTTCTTTTTATGATTCGCTAATCATAGCCGCTGCTTTACAGTCCAATTGCGCCACGTTATACTCAGAAGACTTGCAGCATGGCCAAGCGATAGAAGGCAAACTCAACATTGTCAATCCGTTTATCATCTAA
- a CDS encoding PAS domain-containing protein → MKGPLENPVVDFKKIIRKLANDVADRDLKLELEIHKKLLSIFQVGDYYYYIFNLRTTQFDFMSEEVETLLGYAPSTLTPAFLLSNIHPEDVPWFLNFENKVVQFFSGLRADQIPKYKVRYDYRIKKANGDYIRILQQVITLQFNEQSGGILRTFGVHTDILHLKAHGNPVFSLIGLEGEPSYIDIAVDNVFEATSIMISDREREILQLLIAGMTSKSIAEYFSLSADTIKQHRKNMLRKTGAKSTADLVAQAVKKGWL, encoded by the coding sequence ATGAAAGGCCCCTTAGAAAATCCTGTTGTAGATTTTAAAAAGATAATTCGGAAATTGGCCAATGATGTAGCCGATCGGGATCTAAAACTAGAACTCGAAATCCACAAAAAACTGTTGAGCATCTTTCAAGTCGGAGATTATTACTACTATATCTTTAATTTAAGAACTACCCAATTTGACTTTATGAGCGAGGAGGTAGAAACGCTACTAGGGTATGCACCCAGCACCCTCACGCCCGCTTTTCTGTTAAGCAATATCCATCCAGAGGACGTGCCTTGGTTTTTAAATTTTGAAAACAAAGTGGTGCAATTTTTTTCTGGCCTTCGGGCTGACCAAATACCCAAATACAAAGTCCGCTATGACTATCGGATCAAGAAAGCAAATGGAGACTATATCCGCATTTTGCAGCAAGTAATTACCCTGCAATTCAATGAGCAGAGCGGTGGCATACTGCGCACCTTTGGTGTGCATACCGATATTTTGCATCTAAAAGCGCATGGCAATCCCGTGTTTTCATTGATTGGTTTGGAGGGCGAACCTTCTTACATTGATATAGCGGTTGACAATGTTTTTGAGGCCACATCCATTATGATTTCGGATCGAGAAAGAGAAATCCTTCAACTACTTATTGCTGGCATGACTAGCAAATCGATTGCCGAATACTTTTCGTTAAGCGCAGACACCATAAAACAGCACCGTAAAAACATGCTTCGAAAGACAGGCGCTAAAAGTACTGCCGACCTAGTTGCGCAGGCAGTAAAAAAAGGGTGGTTGTGA
- a CDS encoding CPBP family intramembrane metalloprotease: MWRKSSAFITQIKSVPFEFIIYIIIFSCINPIFEEMFWRGLLIFLPGNNFFRISYSASLFSFSHFFLWGYWFKSPMILFPTLISTFIMGVAWMWFMHKQKNLWYPIVSHFLVDIFNLSVAVYYGIVSFGHF; this comes from the coding sequence ATCTGGCGCAAGTCTTCAGCTTTTATTACGCAAATAAAGAGTGTACCATTCGAGTTCATAATTTATATTATCATTTTCTCTTGCATTAATCCAATATTTGAAGAAATGTTCTGGAGGGGGCTTCTCATTTTTCTGCCCGGCAATAACTTCTTTCGCATTTCATATTCCGCCTCTCTATTTAGCTTTTCGCACTTTTTTTTGTGGGGCTATTGGTTCAAATCTCCAATGATTTTATTCCCAACTTTGATTTCAACTTTTATAATGGGGGTTGCTTGGATGTGGTTTATGCACAAACAAAAAAATCTATGGTACCCGATTGTGTCACACTTTTTGGTTGATATTTTTAACCTTTCCGTTGCAGTATATTATGGCATTGTTTCATTTGGCCATTTTTAA